From the genome of Eucalyptus grandis isolate ANBG69807.140 chromosome 2, ASM1654582v1, whole genome shotgun sequence, one region includes:
- the LOC104432361 gene encoding probable protein S-acyltransferase 17, with translation MAVQWVLVVHGLATLVVVVSFLCGQWPIFRRTPIASIHHFLTVGAYDYLLRCVGVLFGVRGTNAILEVERFCCDRPNPILQIIYLAIVGGTYFIVAKSCFSYIPGYYLSGIHRHMSLLAVGIGVLLFVLTSFSDPGTVKDDNVSQYLTAYPYDDIIYSEKECPTCKIPKPARSKHCSICDRCVARFDHHCGWMNNCIGERNTRYFMAFLLWHFLLCVYGAVAIGLVLAGQLKESRVIYVLTVYYGIENSFRSLAPHVLQWFVGSYDTQILLMVFLAIVALLLAGFFGYHASLCFTNTTTNETFKWQEYINWQRKLNEARASTAALRASLNGMSSEVSPRKSKWRAFFRRSPLEDAKLVVKENKYDKGLIQNINEIIVPLSSRSSFSQKKPKVRRE, from the exons atggcggTGCAGTGGGTTCTGGTGGTGCACGGGCTGGCGACGCTGGTGGTGGTCGTCTCGTTCCTGTGCGGCCAGTGGCCCATCTTCCGCCGCACCCCCATCGCCTCCATCCACCACTTCCTCACCGTCGGTGCCTACGACTACCTCct GAGGTGTGTTGGGGTGCTGTTTGGAGTGAGAGGCACGAATGCGATTCTGGAGGTGGAGCGGTTCTGCTGCGATCGCCCCAACCCTATTTTGCAG ATAATATACTTGGCAATAGTTGGAGGAACTTATTTCATTGTGGCAAAATCATGCTTCAGCTATATTCCTGGATATTATTTAAGTGGAATTCACAG GCACATGAGCTTGTTGGCAGTTGGCATTGGTGTCCTTCTCTTTGTATTGACTAGCTTTTCTGATCCAGGGACTGTAAAGGATGACAATGTCTCTCAATATCTTACTGCTTACCCCTATGATGATATTATTTACTCTGAGAAAGAATGTCCAACTTGCAAAATTCCAAA ACCTGCCAGGTCCAAGCATTGCAGCATTTGTGATCGCTGTGTTGCAAGATTTGACCATCATTGTGGGTGGATG AATAATTGTATAGGGGAGAGAAATACTCGATACTTCATGGCTTTTCTTTTATG GCATTTTCTACTGTGTGTATATGGGGCTGTTGCCATTGGATTGGTTCTTGCTGGACAGCTGAAGGAATCAAGAGTGATCTATGTACTAACTG TGTATTATGGCATAGAAAATTCTTTTCGTAGTTTAGCTCCTCATGTGCTTCAG TGGTTTGTTGGATCCTATGATACTCAAATATTGCTTATGGTGTTCCTTGCAATAGTCGCGCTGCTACTGGCAGGTTTCTTTGGCTACCATGCCAGCCTCTGCTTCACAAACACTACCACTAATGAG ACTTTCAAGTGGCAAGAGTACATAAATTGGCAGAGGAAGCTGAATGAAGCAAGAGCGAGCACCGCGGCACTCCGAGCCAGTCTTAATGGGATGAGCAGTGAGGTGTCGCCTCGCAAAAGCAAATGGAGGGCTTTCTTTAGAAGATCACCCTTGGAAGATGCTAAGCTTGTTGTTAAGGAAAACAAGTATGATAAAGGACTCATTCAAAATATCAACGAGATCATTGTTCCTTTATCATCGAGATCGTCATTTTCACAGAAGAAACCTAAAGTCCGTCGAGAATGA
- the LOC104432356 gene encoding histone H2AX, with the protein MSSKEGGKGGRGKPKATKSVSRSHKAGLQFPVGRIARFLKAGKYAERVGAGAPVYLSAVLEYLAAEVLELAGNAARDNKKNRIVPRHIQLAVRNDEELSKLLGSVTIANGGVLPNIHQTLLPKKTGGKGKGDIGSASQEF; encoded by the exons ATGAGTTCGAAGGAAGGAGGCAAGGGGGGCAGGGGCAAGCCCAAGGCCACCAAGTCCGTCTCGAGGTCGCACAAGGCGGGCCTCCAGTTCCCCGTCGGCAGGATCGCCCGGTTCCTCAAGGCCGGCAAGTACGCCGAGCGTGTCGGCGCCGGGGCCCCGGTCTACCTCTCTGCCGTCCTCGAGTACCTCGCCGCCGAG GTGCTGGAGCTGGCTGGGAACGCGGCGAGGGACAACAAGAAGAACAGGATCGTGCCGCGCCACATCCAGCTGGCGGTGAGGAACGACGAGGAGCTGAGCAAGCTCCTGGGCTCCGTGACCATCGCCAACGGCGGCGTCCTCCCCAACATCCACCAGACGCTGCTGCCGAAGAAGACCGGCGGGAAGGGCAAGGGCGACATCGGGTCCGCTTCTCAGGAGTTCTAG